A genomic window from Agrobacterium tumefaciens includes:
- a CDS encoding LacI family DNA-binding transcriptional regulator, with product MKGIRQLADYLEISIGTVSRALNGKPDVNEETRRRVLEAAEKLGYVANQSGRSLRQGTTNVIGLMTGSDAQTVENSDNFFMGVTDGLQSVFSGHNLDLIVLPCPGEEDPDEYLKRMVARRMVDAMIISSTRRIDKRVDFLKQTRLPFVALGRTSSSTDHAWIDLDFEGVAKSAVDRLVAAGHRSIAVAAADNDINLGYVFLEAYKRALEEKGITYDPSLVIRTKSSEQGGYHAASEWLQMRPRPTAIVLIYELMAVGLYRRLAEVGLKPGRDLAVIGFRDGPRGQFLEPRLTSFRMSLHDLGVTVAQTLLSTMPAFAPFYPDQARHCIWPMLLVAGESDLAPAP from the coding sequence ATGAAAGGAATTCGTCAGCTTGCCGATTATCTGGAGATATCGATAGGCACCGTTTCCCGTGCCCTGAACGGCAAGCCCGATGTGAACGAGGAAACGCGCCGCCGTGTTCTGGAAGCGGCGGAAAAGCTTGGTTATGTCGCCAATCAATCGGGCCGCAGCCTGCGGCAAGGTACCACCAATGTTATCGGCCTGATGACCGGCAGCGACGCGCAGACGGTGGAGAATTCCGACAACTTCTTCATGGGCGTGACGGATGGTCTGCAAAGCGTGTTTTCCGGCCACAATCTCGATCTTATCGTTCTTCCCTGTCCGGGGGAGGAAGATCCGGACGAATATCTAAAGCGCATGGTGGCGCGCCGCATGGTTGACGCGATGATCATTTCCTCGACCCGTCGGATCGACAAGCGTGTGGATTTCTTGAAGCAGACCCGTCTACCCTTCGTCGCGCTGGGCCGCACCTCGTCTAGCACGGACCATGCCTGGATCGATCTCGATTTCGAAGGCGTGGCAAAAAGCGCCGTCGACCGGCTGGTGGCCGCAGGTCATCGTAGCATTGCGGTGGCGGCCGCCGATAACGACATCAATCTCGGTTATGTCTTTCTGGAGGCATATAAACGCGCCCTCGAGGAAAAAGGCATAACATACGATCCGTCTCTGGTTATCCGGACAAAATCGAGCGAGCAGGGCGGATATCATGCCGCCAGTGAGTGGCTTCAGATGCGCCCACGGCCGACGGCCATCGTGCTGATCTATGAGTTGATGGCGGTCGGTCTTTATCGGCGGCTTGCCGAAGTCGGCCTCAAACCGGGGCGCGATCTCGCCGTCATCGGCTTTCGTGATGGTCCACGCGGCCAGTTTCTGGAACCGCGCCTGACCAGTTTTCGCATGTCCCTGCATGATCTTGGCGTGACGGTTGCCCAGACGCTTCTATCGACCATGCCGGCCTTTGCGCCTTTCTATCCCGATCAGGCCCGCCATTGCATCTGGCCGATGCTGCTTGTGGCGGGAGAGAGTGACCTTGCACCTGCACCTTAG
- a CDS encoding SDR family oxidoreductase, which produces MTDHSIKGKTIIIAGGAKNLGGLIARDFASQGAGAIAIHYNSPATKADADATVAAVKAAGAQGVALQADLTTAGAVEKLFADAVAAIGRPDIAINTVGKVLKKPILETSEAEYDEMTAVNAKSAFFFLQQAGRHVNDNGKICTLVTSLLGAFTPFYASYAGTKAPVEHFTRAAAKEFGERGISVTAIGPGPMDTPFFYGQETPEAQAYHKSAAALSGFSKTGLTDIEDIVPYIRFLVTDGWWMTGQTILVNGGYTTK; this is translated from the coding sequence ATGACCGATCATTCCATCAAAGGTAAAACAATCATCATCGCCGGCGGCGCAAAAAACCTCGGCGGGCTGATCGCACGCGATTTCGCCAGCCAGGGCGCAGGCGCAATCGCCATCCACTATAATAGTCCCGCCACAAAGGCCGACGCCGACGCAACCGTGGCGGCCGTGAAGGCAGCCGGCGCGCAGGGCGTTGCCCTTCAGGCCGATCTCACCACGGCAGGCGCGGTCGAAAAACTGTTTGCCGATGCCGTCGCCGCCATCGGCCGGCCGGATATCGCCATCAACACGGTCGGCAAGGTGCTGAAGAAACCGATCCTCGAAACATCGGAAGCCGAATATGACGAGATGACCGCCGTCAACGCCAAGTCGGCCTTCTTTTTCCTCCAGCAGGCCGGCCGCCACGTCAACGACAATGGCAAGATCTGCACTCTCGTTACCTCCCTGCTTGGAGCATTCACGCCGTTTTACGCCAGCTATGCCGGCACCAAGGCGCCGGTGGAGCACTTCACCCGCGCAGCCGCCAAGGAATTCGGCGAACGCGGCATCTCGGTGACGGCGATCGGTCCCGGCCCCATGGATACGCCGTTTTTCTACGGGCAGGAGACGCCGGAAGCGCAGGCCTATCACAAGAGCGCCGCGGCACTCTCCGGCTTCTCGAAAACCGGCCTTACCGATATCGAGGACATCGTTCCCTATATCCGCTTTCTCGTTACTGACGGCTGGTGGATGACGGGGCAGACCATTCTGGTCAATGGCGGTTACACCACCAAATAA
- a CDS encoding LysR family transcriptional regulator, with protein MDRIDLFRIFARVVDCASFTRAADTLGIPRSSVSAAVQELEARVGARLLNRTTRKVSPTEDGSAFYERCQRLIADVEDAENLFRQSAAQPSGRLRIDVPGRIGRLVIAPALPEFLDLYPQIDISLGVTDRAVDLVEDNIDCVLRVGALSDSGLIARPIGKLPLINVASPAYLERHGMPQLPHDLSRHWAVNYASPSSGRVENWEWLEGEALHSVSMRGRVTVNSAEAYIACCLAGLGLIQIPAYDVRPHIESGELVEIMPAYQAEPMPMTLLYPHRRHLSRRLQVFADWLEALLRQRLL; from the coding sequence TTGGATCGCATCGACCTGTTCCGTATCTTCGCGCGTGTCGTAGACTGTGCGAGCTTCACGCGGGCCGCCGATACGCTTGGCATTCCGCGCTCCTCGGTTTCGGCAGCGGTGCAGGAACTGGAGGCGCGCGTTGGCGCACGCCTGCTCAACCGCACCACGCGCAAGGTCTCTCCGACCGAGGATGGGTCGGCTTTTTACGAGCGGTGCCAGCGGCTTATCGCCGACGTCGAAGATGCGGAAAACCTGTTCAGGCAAAGCGCGGCGCAACCCTCGGGGCGGCTGCGGATCGATGTGCCGGGCCGGATCGGACGCCTTGTCATCGCACCCGCCTTGCCTGAATTTCTCGACCTTTACCCGCAGATAGACATCAGTCTCGGCGTGACGGACAGGGCCGTCGATCTGGTGGAGGACAATATCGATTGTGTGCTGCGCGTTGGTGCGCTCAGCGATTCCGGTCTCATCGCAAGGCCGATCGGCAAGCTGCCGCTGATCAATGTCGCCAGCCCCGCTTATCTCGAGCGTCACGGCATGCCGCAGCTTCCCCATGATCTTTCCCGCCACTGGGCCGTCAATTACGCTTCTCCTTCCAGCGGGCGCGTGGAAAACTGGGAATGGCTCGAAGGCGAGGCGCTGCATTCGGTTTCCATGCGCGGCCGCGTCACCGTCAATAGTGCCGAGGCCTATATTGCCTGTTGTCTGGCCGGTCTCGGCTTGATCCAGATACCCGCTTACGATGTCAGGCCGCATATCGAGAGCGGTGAACTCGTCGAGATCATGCCTGCCTATCAGGCCGAACCGATGCCGATGACGCTGCTTTATCCGCACCGCCGGCATCTGTCGCGGCGATTGCAGGTCTTTGCGGACTGGCTGGAAGCTCTGTTGCGGCAACGGCTTCTTTAG
- a CDS encoding LacI family DNA-binding transcriptional regulator, with the protein MVSKRQGRRVTITDVAERAGVGTASVDRVLNDRGNVSEAVSKRVLQAAKELGLRRMLPQAHRRLIRIDVILARPELPLIARMGFEFRRIATSLDRSIVIHRTVLEDERPETLAKALAKTGCDAVVSYMQDHPLVHAAVEELSARGIPVVTVISDVPGSARIGYAGTDHYRAGRSAGYFISRMARKPGPVILLCNHLGFQSHADRVRGVTQFLAEKAPGWHVARIVEGGDDRARSELHLREAFHAEPDTVAVYNVGAANIGVARAIRADILPDRPVFVGHELTRNTAAFLREGLMSLTIDQSPELQVRLAVNILLRHFEFFDAGQGSFPPETEVPVVLYGPENLPNPLPF; encoded by the coding sequence ATGGTGTCGAAACGGCAGGGCAGGCGTGTCACGATCACGGATGTTGCCGAACGGGCAGGGGTCGGCACGGCAAGCGTCGACCGGGTCCTCAATGATCGCGGCAATGTCAGCGAGGCGGTCAGCAAACGGGTCCTCCAGGCGGCGAAGGAACTTGGCCTGCGCCGCATGTTGCCGCAGGCGCATCGCAGGCTTATCCGGATCGACGTCATCCTTGCCCGGCCGGAACTGCCGCTCATCGCCCGCATGGGTTTCGAGTTCCGGCGGATCGCAACCTCGCTCGACAGATCGATCGTCATTCACCGGACGGTGCTGGAGGATGAGCGGCCGGAAACCCTGGCGAAGGCGCTGGCAAAGACCGGCTGCGATGCGGTGGTTTCCTATATGCAGGATCATCCGCTCGTTCATGCGGCGGTGGAGGAGTTGAGCGCGCGGGGCATTCCCGTCGTCACCGTCATCTCCGATGTTCCCGGCTCGGCACGGATCGGTTATGCCGGAACGGATCACTATCGCGCCGGCCGCTCGGCCGGTTATTTCATCAGCAGGATGGCGCGCAAACCGGGGCCGGTCATCCTGTTGTGCAATCATCTCGGCTTCCAGTCACATGCCGACCGCGTGCGCGGTGTCACGCAGTTTCTGGCGGAAAAGGCGCCGGGCTGGCATGTGGCGCGTATCGTCGAAGGGGGCGACGACCGCGCTCGCTCGGAGCTTCATCTGCGCGAGGCCTTTCATGCCGAACCCGATACTGTCGCCGTCTATAATGTGGGGGCGGCCAATATCGGCGTGGCGCGGGCCATCCGCGCCGATATTCTCCCGGATCGCCCCGTCTTTGTCGGGCACGAACTGACGCGCAATACCGCCGCTTTTCTGCGGGAAGGACTGATGTCGCTCACGATCGACCAAAGCCCGGAACTGCAGGTGCGGCTGGCGGTGAACATCCTGCTTCGCCATTTCGAATTCTTCGATGCCGGGCAGGGATCCTTTCCGCCTGAAACGGAGGTGCCTGTCGTCCTTTACGGGCCGGAAAACCTCCCGAATCCGCTGCCTTTCTGA
- a CDS encoding Gfo/Idh/MocA family protein — translation MNDTIAPVRWGILGAARIADGAIIPGLVKSTTCEPLAIGARSLERARTMADRHGIQRAYGSYEEVLADPDVEAVYIALPNHLHVEWTRKAADAGKHVLCEKPAAMTAAELDQLRDIDPALKISEAFMVRQQPRWIRLRQIFQAEDYGRPLSFSSLLSFMMTNEADFRQKPEFGGGAYYDLGCYTAMAARYVFGSEPKRAFAAATHNAGGIDMFTSVILDFGDGRHATFMVSMAQASSQSIQIVCERAFISLPQAYVPSRVSPNIIAIDTSADHANSDIHTLEFPPLDQYEEEVTNFSRAIRGEAVPYFDMRDARANAAVADAVFASAKSGAWVDVKGY, via the coding sequence ATGAACGACACCATCGCCCCCGTTCGGTGGGGCATACTCGGCGCTGCGCGTATTGCGGACGGTGCCATCATTCCGGGTCTGGTCAAAAGCACCACCTGCGAGCCGCTCGCCATCGGCGCGCGCAGCCTGGAACGGGCAAGAACCATGGCGGACCGGCACGGCATTCAGCGTGCCTATGGCAGCTATGAAGAGGTGCTTGCCGATCCGGATGTTGAGGCGGTCTATATCGCCCTGCCGAACCATCTGCATGTGGAATGGACTCGCAAGGCGGCAGATGCCGGCAAACATGTTCTGTGTGAAAAACCGGCAGCCATGACGGCTGCGGAACTCGATCAGCTCAGGGATATCGATCCGGCGTTGAAGATTTCCGAGGCCTTCATGGTTCGCCAGCAGCCCCGCTGGATCAGGCTACGGCAAATCTTTCAGGCGGAGGATTATGGCAGACCGCTTTCCTTCTCCTCGCTCCTGTCCTTCATGATGACCAATGAGGCGGATTTCCGCCAGAAACCGGAATTCGGCGGCGGGGCCTATTACGATCTTGGCTGCTACACCGCCATGGCGGCGCGTTATGTCTTTGGCTCCGAACCGAAACGCGCTTTCGCCGCCGCCACCCATAATGCTGGCGGCATCGACATGTTCACCTCGGTCATCCTCGATTTTGGCGACGGCAGACACGCGACTTTCATGGTTTCGATGGCGCAGGCCTCCTCGCAATCGATCCAGATCGTCTGCGAAAGGGCCTTCATATCGTTGCCGCAGGCCTATGTGCCCTCACGCGTCAGCCCCAACATCATCGCCATCGACACCTCGGCCGATCATGCGAATTCGGACATCCACACGCTCGAATTTCCGCCACTCGACCAATACGAGGAAGAGGTGACGAATTTTTCCCGGGCAATTCGCGGCGAGGCGGTGCCCTATTTCGACATGCGGGATGCGCGAGCCAATGCGGCCGTGGCCGACGCGGTTTTCGCCTCGGCAAAAAGCGGCGCATGGGTTGATGTGAAAGGATATTGA
- the iolG gene encoding inositol 2-dehydrogenase: MTIKLALIGAGRIAKVHAQAIAGSADAELAAVSDALPAAAEALARASGARAADVDAIAADQSIDAVLICTPTDTHADLIEKFAKAGKHVFCEKPVDLDLARAEEVVSIARAAGVTLMLGFNRRYDPNFAGVRAAIDAGRIGDVEMVTITSRDPGAPDLSYAARSGGIFRDMTIHDLDMARFLLGEEPVVVSAHASVLVKPELKGIGDFDSATVILETASGRQAVITNSRRATYGYDQRVEVHGSLGVARAENHHENTVVIGNADGYRSAPLQNFFMTRYTASYAGEIAEFIAALKQGRQPATTGEDGVVALKLANACVQSVETGKRVTV; the protein is encoded by the coding sequence ATGACGATCAAACTTGCCCTCATTGGCGCAGGACGTATCGCAAAGGTGCATGCGCAGGCGATTGCCGGCAGTGCCGATGCCGAACTTGCAGCAGTTTCGGACGCTCTGCCGGCCGCAGCGGAAGCTCTGGCGCGGGCCTCGGGCGCGAGGGCGGCGGATGTGGATGCCATTGCGGCGGATCAATCCATCGACGCCGTGCTGATCTGCACGCCGACCGACACCCATGCCGACCTTATTGAAAAATTCGCGAAAGCCGGCAAGCACGTCTTTTGCGAAAAGCCTGTCGATCTCGATCTTGCCCGGGCCGAAGAGGTGGTCTCGATTGCCAGGGCGGCGGGTGTGACGCTGATGCTCGGCTTCAACCGCCGTTACGACCCGAATTTTGCCGGTGTGCGCGCCGCGATTGATGCCGGGCGCATTGGCGATGTTGAAATGGTGACGATCACTTCGCGTGATCCGGGTGCACCGGATTTGTCCTATGCTGCGCGTTCGGGCGGCATTTTCCGCGACATGACGATCCATGATCTCGACATGGCTCGCTTCCTGCTCGGCGAAGAGCCGGTTGTGGTGTCGGCCCATGCTTCGGTTCTCGTGAAACCGGAGCTGAAGGGCATAGGCGATTTCGACAGCGCCACCGTCATTCTCGAAACGGCGTCGGGCCGCCAGGCGGTCATTACCAATTCGCGCCGCGCCACCTATGGTTATGACCAGCGGGTGGAAGTGCACGGTTCGCTTGGTGTTGCCCGTGCGGAAAACCACCATGAGAACACGGTCGTCATCGGCAATGCGGATGGTTATCGTAGCGCGCCCCTGCAGAACTTCTTCATGACGCGTTACACCGCGTCTTATGCCGGTGAAATTGCCGAGTTTATCGCGGCCCTCAAGCAAGGCAGGCAACCGGCCACCACCGGTGAAGACGGCGTGGTGGCCCTCAAACTTGCCAATGCCTGCGTTCAATCGGTGGAAACCGGAAAGCGCGTTACCGTTTAA
- a CDS encoding LacI family DNA-binding transcriptional regulator — MSNFPARPGVTLEDVAKAAGVSRSQASRALRNDPGVRGDTKAHILATAASLNYTPNLAAQTLASRQSRTIGLVVGDVLNPYEAMLARECDKALRDAGYFAMLAVSGTAATLRAFIDQRIAGLVLIGAPGEREEIAAVSKLLPTVYIGRNLATETVESVSSDDALGARLATEFLLGLGHRAIAHITGGSGAGANSRANAYRDTMQRQGLKPIIAEGRYDVDAGSAATDALMARKDRPTAIFAANDLIALGVISRLAGHGFRVPDEVAVVGFDDIPMAASEPISLTTIRQKVPDMVAAAVETLTTRLADPSAPIRNLVIAPELIIRRSSGLQI; from the coding sequence ATGAGCAACTTTCCCGCCCGTCCCGGAGTAACGCTTGAAGATGTCGCCAAGGCGGCGGGTGTTTCACGCTCGCAGGCATCGCGCGCGCTGCGAAACGACCCCGGAGTCCGTGGCGACACGAAAGCGCATATCCTCGCCACTGCCGCCAGCCTCAATTATACGCCGAACCTTGCCGCCCAGACGCTGGCAAGCCGCCAGAGCCGCACGATAGGCCTTGTTGTCGGCGATGTGCTCAACCCTTACGAGGCAATGCTGGCGCGCGAATGCGATAAAGCTTTGCGGGATGCCGGTTATTTCGCCATGCTGGCCGTTTCCGGCACGGCCGCCACGCTGCGCGCCTTCATCGACCAGCGCATTGCCGGCCTCGTCCTCATCGGCGCACCGGGGGAGCGTGAAGAGATCGCTGCCGTTTCGAAGCTGCTACCGACGGTTTATATCGGCCGCAATCTGGCAACGGAGACGGTGGAAAGCGTAAGCTCGGATGATGCGCTAGGCGCCCGGCTGGCAACGGAGTTCCTGCTGGGGCTCGGTCATCGCGCCATCGCCCATATTACCGGCGGCAGCGGCGCCGGCGCCAACAGCCGCGCAAACGCCTATCGCGACACGATGCAACGGCAGGGCCTGAAACCCATCATCGCCGAGGGCCGGTATGACGTTGACGCCGGCAGCGCGGCAACCGATGCGCTGATGGCCCGAAAGGACCGCCCGACCGCAATCTTTGCGGCCAACGACCTTATTGCGCTTGGCGTCATCAGCCGGCTTGCCGGGCACGGCTTCCGGGTGCCGGATGAGGTGGCGGTCGTCGGCTTCGACGACATACCCATGGCCGCCTCCGAACCGATTTCACTCACCACCATCCGCCAGAAGGTGCCGGACATGGTTGCCGCTGCCGTCGAAACGCTGACAACGCGGCTCGCCGACCCATCAGCACCGATCCGCAACCTCGTCATAGCGCCGGAACTGATTATCCGGCGCTCCTCCGGCCTGCAAATCTGA
- a CDS encoding sugar phosphate isomerase/epimerase family protein: MKIGLNTDGFGALPLAACLDQIAELGLTHVEFGLGGWSSAPHVDIADLLAHTASRDRLKGMLKERNLQISALNCSGNPLHPGKIGIDDGKLAYDTLELAALLGVERIVMMSGLPAGGAEDRNPNWITSSWPLEAMEMLEWQWSERVLPFWRKFAAAAAEKGLKICVEQHGRQCVYNSESFFRLRDAVGPTVGVNFDPSHLIWMGGDPISAIEALGECIYHVHGKDSRIELRARIDGLLDTKHVMPVEGRSWNFVSLGHGTAVHGWLDIIRALRKAGYDDVISIENEDYSMPPLEAVATSATTLRFCIEQSAGVK; encoded by the coding sequence ATGAAAATTGGTCTCAATACCGACGGCTTCGGCGCGCTGCCGCTTGCCGCCTGCCTCGACCAGATCGCGGAGCTTGGCCTTACCCATGTCGAATTCGGGCTTGGCGGCTGGTCGAGCGCACCGCATGTGGATATCGCTGATCTGCTTGCCCATACGGCCTCGCGAGATCGCCTGAAGGGCATGCTGAAGGAACGTAACCTCCAAATATCGGCGCTCAATTGCTCGGGCAATCCGCTGCATCCGGGAAAGATCGGGATCGACGACGGCAAACTTGCCTATGACACGCTGGAGCTGGCCGCCCTGCTCGGCGTCGAACGGATCGTCATGATGTCCGGCCTTCCCGCCGGCGGGGCAGAGGACCGGAACCCGAACTGGATCACCTCTTCCTGGCCGCTCGAGGCCATGGAAATGCTGGAATGGCAATGGAGCGAAAGGGTTCTGCCCTTCTGGAGAAAATTCGCAGCAGCCGCGGCCGAAAAGGGCCTGAAGATCTGCGTCGAGCAGCACGGACGCCAGTGCGTTTATAATAGCGAGAGTTTCTTCCGCCTGCGCGACGCAGTCGGGCCGACCGTCGGTGTCAATTTCGACCCCAGCCACCTGATCTGGATGGGCGGCGATCCGATCTCCGCCATCGAGGCGCTGGGTGAGTGTATCTACCATGTCCATGGCAAGGATTCACGCATCGAACTGCGCGCGCGGATCGATGGCCTGCTCGACACGAAACATGTGATGCCAGTCGAAGGCCGCTCATGGAATTTCGTCTCGCTCGGCCACGGCACCGCCGTGCATGGCTGGCTCGATATTATCAGGGCGTTGCGCAAGGCCGGTTATGATGACGTCATCAGCATCGAGAACGAGGACTACTCCATGCCGCCGCTCGAAGCCGTCGCCACATCGGCAACCACCCTGCGCTTCTGCATAGAACAATCAGCAGGCGTCAAATGA
- a CDS encoding Gfo/Idh/MocA family protein: MTGSAIAVIGAGMIGAAHAFGYKVNIDRISGRLPGLRLKTICDANGELAASMAANWGFETIASDWKDVLADPEIGIVSICLPNFLHAEVTLAALAAGKHVICEKPLALDAETAARIYEASRATPTVSATVFNYRRIPAIAAIRQLIQNGEIGEPVNALVQYESEYAADAQLPHSWRYERDRAGPGALLDIGTHAVDLARFLCGEVEEIAGAIATISIKQRFLPAGASIGHNHVALSTESRLVDNDDVMSALLRFENGCQGTFLASRVAVGMGNSLTVAITGTKGTVRYNSRTPAHYEIARFDGSGQSPFTIVANHPALPFAALLPVPHDGVAIGYAEVFGFMIHEFLDAIAKGGPMTNGSILDGLRASEILDAIQQSADTNQPVKVRHISV; encoded by the coding sequence ATGACAGGATCGGCAATCGCGGTCATCGGCGCCGGCATGATCGGCGCTGCGCATGCCTTCGGCTACAAGGTCAATATCGATCGGATCTCGGGCCGGCTCCCCGGCCTGCGCCTGAAGACCATCTGCGACGCCAATGGTGAGCTTGCCGCCTCGATGGCGGCAAACTGGGGTTTCGAAACCATCGCTTCGGACTGGAAAGACGTGCTTGCAGATCCGGAAATCGGCATTGTCAGCATCTGCCTGCCGAATTTCCTGCATGCGGAAGTCACGCTGGCCGCACTCGCGGCCGGCAAACACGTCATCTGCGAAAAGCCGCTGGCGCTTGATGCGGAAACGGCGGCCCGCATCTATGAGGCCTCGAGAGCGACCCCCACCGTTTCCGCAACCGTCTTCAACTATCGCCGCATTCCCGCCATCGCGGCAATCCGGCAATTGATCCAGAACGGCGAGATCGGCGAACCGGTCAACGCGCTCGTCCAGTATGAAAGCGAATATGCCGCCGATGCGCAGCTGCCCCATAGCTGGCGTTACGAGCGCGACCGGGCCGGACCGGGCGCACTACTCGACATCGGCACCCATGCCGTCGACTTAGCCCGTTTCCTGTGCGGTGAAGTCGAAGAGATCGCCGGTGCAATCGCGACCATTTCCATCAAGCAGCGTTTCCTGCCGGCCGGCGCCAGCATCGGCCACAACCATGTAGCGTTGAGCACGGAAAGCCGACTGGTCGACAATGACGATGTCATGTCCGCCCTGCTACGCTTCGAAAATGGTTGCCAAGGCACTTTTCTTGCCAGCCGCGTTGCCGTGGGCATGGGCAACAGCCTGACCGTTGCGATCACCGGCACGAAAGGTACGGTTCGCTACAACTCCCGTACGCCGGCGCATTACGAGATCGCCCGTTTCGACGGTTCAGGCCAGTCGCCCTTCACCATCGTCGCCAACCATCCGGCCCTGCCTTTCGCCGCGCTGCTGCCGGTGCCGCATGACGGCGTCGCCATCGGTTATGCCGAGGTCTTCGGTTTCATGATCCATGAATTCCTCGACGCCATCGCCAAGGGCGGGCCGATGACGAATGGCTCCATCCTCGATGGGCTGCGCGCCAGCGAAATCCTCGATGCGATCCAGCAAAGCGCGGATACCAACCAGCCCGTTAAGGTCAGACACATCTCCGTCTGA
- a CDS encoding sugar ABC transporter substrate-binding protein, whose amino-acid sequence MKSLLSALLLSSALFTTANAANIGVAMSSFDDNFLTILRLAMQSSAEGKPDIQLQFEDAQTDIGRQLDQVNNFVAQGLDAIIVNPVDASATQPITAAAAAAGIPLIYVNRQPVEKLPESGVSFVGSDEYQAGTLQMTEVCRLLGGKGKVNIIMGDLAYEAARVRTKAAEDVLKKPECAGITVADKQAGKWTRISGADLVTNWLSAGLDVNAIIANNDEMALGAIQALKGVKKPLGAGEGKIVVGGIDATQDAMKAMKADELAVTVFQDAAGQGKGALETALKMIAKEPVEQNVWIPFELVTPANLATYDSRN is encoded by the coding sequence ATGAAATCCCTACTGTCCGCACTGCTTTTGTCGTCCGCGCTTTTTACGACGGCGAATGCCGCCAATATCGGCGTTGCAATGTCGAGTTTCGATGACAACTTCCTGACGATCCTGCGGCTTGCCATGCAGAGTTCGGCCGAAGGCAAGCCGGATATTCAGCTGCAATTCGAGGATGCCCAGACCGATATCGGCAGGCAGCTTGATCAGGTTAATAATTTCGTCGCCCAGGGGCTGGATGCGATCATCGTCAACCCGGTGGATGCCTCCGCGACCCAGCCGATCACGGCTGCTGCTGCGGCCGCCGGCATTCCGCTGATTTATGTGAACCGTCAGCCGGTCGAAAAACTGCCGGAAAGCGGCGTCAGCTTCGTTGGCAGCGATGAATATCAGGCCGGCACCCTGCAGATGACCGAAGTGTGCCGGTTGCTCGGCGGCAAGGGCAAGGTCAATATCATCATGGGCGATCTTGCCTATGAGGCTGCCCGCGTTCGCACCAAGGCGGCCGAGGATGTGCTGAAGAAACCGGAATGCGCCGGCATCACGGTTGCCGACAAGCAGGCCGGCAAGTGGACCCGTATTTCCGGTGCAGACCTCGTCACCAACTGGCTGAGCGCCGGCCTCGACGTCAACGCGATCATCGCCAATAATGACGAGATGGCGCTCGGCGCGATACAGGCGCTGAAGGGTGTAAAAAAGCCGCTTGGCGCCGGCGAAGGCAAGATCGTGGTCGGCGGCATAGATGCGACGCAGGATGCGATGAAGGCCATGAAGGCGGACGAGCTTGCCGTCACCGTGTTTCAGGATGCGGCGGGGCAGGGTAAGGGCGCATTGGAAACCGCCCTCAAGATGATCGCCAAGGAGCCGGTCGAGCAGAATGTCTGGATTCCGTTCGAACTGGTCACCCCCGCAAATCTGGCCACCTACGACAGCCGCAACTGA